The genomic segment TATCAGGCGAGCCGGCCACGATGGTTGCGAAAGCAGTATCGACCTTGAAGGTGCGTGACTTGTTGACGACGAGCTTGACCCGCTGGACGTCGTTCATTTCGCTGACGAAGACGCCGCCGGAGGACCCCCGCCGGTCTGCAGCCGTCGCGCGGTCAGGGGTCGCAAAGGAGGCGAGCGCCGCACCAAGACCCATCACGCCAAAGGCGAGAAGCCTCCCTGCAGCCCTACCCGAAACGCGATCACCACCCATTCGAGTCCCCCCACTGTAATCCGCGGCCATCCCCGCAAATCTACGTGCTCGATGCCCTCAACAATTCTCCTCCGCGTACCACGTCGCAGAGCTTACGATCTGTCCCACTACAATTCGTTACTACGTGCTTCCAAGATCATCGTCCTTCATGCAGGCAGCTTGCAAGACGAGATACTTACCGCACAGCCGCAAGCAGAAAGAAAACCCTGCAATGTTGCCAGCGCGCATCATTCTCTCTGGTTGTGGGGAACTATCCCGCGGCGCGACCGCTCTGGGCACGCGCTCCGGTCGTCGCTTTGCGATCGAAGGACGGTCGGTCGCACGCTTGGCGATTCGCTTGGCCGGGTAATTCCGCATCCGCGCGTTTGGCCCGCATGCCGCGGCCACGAGGCACTGCCGGGGGAAACATGTCAGACTTGCTGCCATATTTGCGCTAGAAGGGAATCTGGTTGGAGGCGCTCGGCGCATTGAGCGCTGTGCCCCATATGGGCATCAGCATCGTAAAGTTTGCCTGGGAAGCTGTAACACTCAGGCTGTTGCTGTTGGCCCCAACGGTCAGCGTTGGCGTCAGACCTCCGAAAAACAAGAAGGGGGCAGCGTTCTGCTTGGCGGCGGTGGACAGGGGATCCCCGGTGCAGCCGGCCGGCGACTGCGGCGGGCTTTGAAGCAAGGCAGGCGTATAGCAGCTGATCATGACCGCACGGGCGCCAG from the Bradyrhizobium sp. WBAH42 genome contains:
- a CDS encoding TadE family protein; translated protein: MRKLDNRGMAPFEFIMVSVAFFTLIFVIFDLGRYAITMQSLRTLASAGARAVMISCYTPALLQSPPQSPAGCTGDPLSTAAKQNAAPFLFFGGLTPTLTVGANSNSLSVTASQANFTMLMPIWGTALNAPSASNQIPF